Proteins co-encoded in one Bacillus sp. 2205SS5-2 genomic window:
- a CDS encoding MBL fold metallo-hydrolase produces MNSKWYGNIGKIVIPTPFAVGNVNAYVIKSDVLTLIDAGPKTDEAWEAMKSGLSHLGYCPEDIEQVVLTHHHPDHAGLLDYFSHEVPVYGHSYNQDWLLRTEAFFKRHDDFYAELFLELGLPQQFLIFLDRLRAPLKWMCQRTLTGVLQEGDAIPGLQEWKVIETLGHAQSHLSFYREKDGVLIAGDHLIAHISSNPLIEPAEQMEQERPMPQVQYNASLRKMLEYDISLAFSGHGSEINAVHELVNRRLERQHVRAMKVRDMLVEEPKSCFDICQKLFPEIFKKELGLTMSETLGQLDYLLDVGEVSVTHNEYGVAMYSA; encoded by the coding sequence ATGAATTCAAAATGGTATGGCAATATAGGGAAAATCGTGATTCCAACGCCATTTGCTGTGGGCAATGTAAATGCGTATGTAATCAAAAGTGATGTGTTGACGTTAATAGATGCAGGTCCGAAAACAGATGAAGCATGGGAAGCTATGAAATCTGGACTTAGCCATTTGGGCTATTGTCCGGAAGATATTGAACAGGTTGTGTTAACGCATCATCATCCTGATCACGCGGGACTGCTTGACTATTTTTCACATGAGGTTCCTGTTTATGGTCACTCGTATAATCAGGATTGGCTCTTGCGAACAGAAGCTTTTTTCAAAAGACATGATGATTTTTATGCTGAGCTATTTTTGGAACTCGGTTTACCTCAACAGTTTCTTATTTTTTTAGACCGTTTACGGGCTCCATTGAAATGGATGTGTCAGCGCACATTAACAGGTGTATTACAAGAAGGAGATGCTATCCCGGGCTTGCAAGAATGGAAAGTAATTGAAACTTTAGGACATGCTCAAAGTCATCTGTCTTTTTATCGTGAAAAAGATGGAGTGTTAATAGCAGGCGATCATCTTATCGCACATATTTCCTCTAATCCTTTAATTGAGCCTGCGGAACAAATGGAGCAAGAACGACCAATGCCTCAAGTACAGTACAATGCCTCTCTACGTAAAATGCTAGAGTACGATATTTCGCTTGCCTTTAGTGGTCATGGTAGTGAGATTAACGCTGTACATGAACTTGTAAACAGACGTTTAGAGCGCCAGCACGTACGCGCCATGAAGGTGAGAGATATGCTGGTGGAAGAACCTAAAAGCTGTTTTGACATTTGCCAAAAATTATTTCCAGAAATATTTAAGAAGGAACTAGGCTTAACGATGTCGGAAACATTAGGTCAATTGGATTACTTACTAGATGTTGGAG